A segment of the Balaenoptera musculus isolate JJ_BM4_2016_0621 chromosome 9, mBalMus1.pri.v3, whole genome shotgun sequence genome:
TCCCCTCGGGCAGGTCTGATGTGCATTCGGACCCAAGGACGCACTCACTCTCCCCAAGTGATGGGCCACTGAGGTCTGAGGCGCACAGCGCCAGACCTGGCAGCTTTGGGCTGGGCTCTTCCTCACCTGGCCTCCTGGAGCCCTTGGCTCTAACCCCTGAACTCTCCAGCTCTGCTGGGGGTTGTCTAGGGGAATAAAGACTCCCCACCCCGCCTGGCAAAGCCTGATCTTAGGAGAAACAAGGGGAGGGTTGAGCTCAGAGGTTAGGGGCTTGCagtgaaaaagagggaaaaggggggggggcattTTCTGTGTCCCCAGTTGGGAGGAAGCGCTCTTCACTCTCTCTGTGGCACATTCAGAGGGAGGGAGCTGAGTAGCCAGCGTTTCAGACGCTGAGCGGAAAAGCGTTGGGATTTGCAAGTGTTATAGTGGGGTCTGGGCTGGGAGAGTAGGGTTGGCGGTGCAAGCAGTTGCAGATTTAGCACCAAGCTTAGGAATATCCAAGGAACTTGAAGATACCCTATGTTTTTGTAGCTGGGAAACTACTGTGACTTTCAACTCGGAGGCATGTGCTGCCAGAGAGTGGTTTTGGCGAGGTGGCCAGTGCGCTCTGGAAAGCTGAGGGCTGGCAGGAGGTGGGGCTCGCTGGAGAGAGGGAAGACGGGAGCCAGAACCCCACAGCCTACAGGGAGGGGTGGAAACAGCCTGGAACTGGCGTTTCCACCCCCAGTGAGTGCCCAAAGCCCGGGGTGAGGTGTCAGATCAAAGCCGTGGGTCTCTGTCCTGGCTGCGCCCTGCCCTCTCCAGCTTTACGCACAGGCTTGTCTTGTCTGCTGGCCCCTTGAGGAGGGCAGGGGAACTCCAGCGGCCTCTCCTGAGGACAGATCTTTTCCCACAGCTACAGGGCTTTACACCAGGGGCTCCCAAGGGCAGAAGAAGCCAGCGGTCAGGGCTCTACAACAGGGCGAGGGACAAGCAGGAATGGCCACGGGCGGACTGGAGAGGGGCGCACAGGCTGGCTGGCGGGCGGCAAGACCTCTGAGTTAATGTATAATTGAGAGCAGATGGCAGGGGCTGGCGgcagcctggggcctgggcccAGTGAATGAGGGACAATTAGCCCCAAGcccggggttggggtgggggggaggttgAGAGAGTCAGACAGTGAAGGCAGATATTTGCTCCTCAAACAGTCTGGTGCGCTGGGCAGAGGGCTGAGTGGCTGAGCCTCTGGGCTGGCTAGGCCCCTCTGCCACggcccttcctctcttttccctcccccCATCACCTCTGGGTCGAAAGCCTCTGTTTGTTCAGACCCAAGAGTGTGTTGTAAAGGCGGGGGGAGAAGGTAGTTTATGGGGGAAATCGCTGCCACCACCATCTGCCAGGTCTTGTCCCTTCTCCCCCTGACACCCCTATCTCCACCCTCACACAGCTGTCTATGGGAATAGTGGGTCTGGACATGGAGCCTTTGGCCCCCAGATGCAGGGGCAAATCAAGAGGAAGGGATGAGGCAGGAAAGGAGGACTAAGATTAGAGCTACCACATGCCTTCCTCGGGAACTCCTCTCACCCAGGCATGGCTGAGTAGAGGGACCAGCAGTGCCAGCTGCCCTGGGAGTGAATGGCTCTACAGCCACTAGAGCATgtgctgtcctgcccctggtgCTGAAACCGCCTGCTGCAGTCTCCCCTGTCCCCCAGGGCTCCAGGCTAGTCTGAGGATGCTGGAGGAGGCTGGAAGAGAAGGGCAGTACATGTCAGGGTAAGGTAGAAAACCCACTTCTGTGATATATTTGGCCCTGCTTTGAGAATAAGAGTTCCCAATCCTAGGATCAAGCTGAACATACAACATCaacacccctgccccccaaaccAAAGCATTTACCATTGAAACCTATTCTTCCCCGCTCTGGGTCTAGTGTTAGAGCACCACACCCTGCTTACTTTCAGCCTGACTTCTGAGAGGGTTTCACAGACACCAAGGTATGCGGTGGACCCAAAGAGCTTTCCATGCCGGCTCCTTCACAAGGGGTCTGGCTGAGACCATGGTGGCAACAAAGCTTCCATGCGCTGGGGGCTTTGTTTCCCTTCCAGCTACTGGACCCCCCAGCTGAACAACAATCCAGATAACTTGTGGTGTTCTCTGTGGGAACAGGAGTGTCATTCATAACTCAGAGTCTAAAAGCACCAAATCCCTTGTAGAATGGAGCCTGATAAATCGAGAAATGGATAAACACCCCACCTGCAACCTAACTCCCTTCAGAGGCTCATTCCCTCCATCGCTCCTGTTGCCAGTGTTCTAAAGTCCAGGGTCCCCCAGTTTCCAGGCAAGAACTCATCCTGGGCATCACCTCAGTCAAGGAGCCAACTGAAGGATTGGTGAGGACACTCTTGGGAAGAACTGGTGCTATGTGATACTCTCTCTATGCGCACCGCATTCTCAGAGATCCATGAGCCGACTTGGCCAGTAATTAGGTGTTGGTCTATATACCCATTGACCTTTTATAGCAATATACATAGGACCCAGGAGCTGACCCAGAACCCAAAAGTACATTCTGGCTGGGAAGCTGTGTCTGTGGTTCTGGAATTCATGTTTGGGCTTCTGTGCATTCAAAGCCTTGGGGACACAGTCTGAAATTCCCCATCCTCCTCATTCCCCGTTCCCTTCAGGAGTACTGGCCCCTGAGTGGGTGCACTCAGGAGCCAGGGGGCCTGCATGAGACTGGCTCTGTACCTGCTTCAGGGTGGCAGGTAGCCGCAAGGTGGGCTCTGAGGACTTCCAGTGGAAGGACACAGTGGGTCACTGGCTGTGGTTTGCCCTGACTCGGGGCCGGTGTCAGTCAGCCCCACGcacacctccctcctcctctctcctctgctcatGGCCTGTGACATCACTGGCTGCTCCCAGAAGGCTGCCCTCTGCtcctgagcacgggctttctgtgGCTCTGGACCCCCTGGCAGGACTGAAGCAGGAGCAGAGTGGAGGCTGTTAGCAGGACCAGACCACCACCATCCCTGGAGCCTGCAGGGGTCTCAGGAGCCCAGGTCAGGAGACTGAGACCCCCCCACCAAACAGGTAGCTCACCGCAGGCTCATTGTCTGCTCTGCCTCTCACGCTGGTTCCATGTCTTTGTGTGGCCAAGCCAACCTCTCTCGTCCTTTGTCTTTGCAGTCACCACCCTCCTGCCCCTTCAGccccctctcctgctctcccaTCTTGTGAGGACCAGTTCTTTCATCAGACAAGTTAATATGAACGTTGGAAATGTGTGGTGCGGTGACTGGGGATGGCTTTCTGTTTTGAGTTGGGGTGATTTTAGGTTTGGAGATGCTTTAGGTTTGGATATTGAACCTGAGACCCCACAGCTCCTCTGAGCTCTGATCACTCAGGGGGAACACAGTCCTATCAAGGATTCAGGGTTTGGCTGATTTTCTGAGCTTCCACCTGCCCCCGCTATCCTGGCATAGCCTTTACATCCCCAGATTGACTTTCCTCTCTCTATTGCTTTGGAGGCAGCAGGggtggaggcagagaaagagagcctCAGGATTAGAAGCTGGAAATTGCAGCTTCTGAGGAGGGACTGCCTTCTAAACCTCCTTGAGCTTTACTCCCTGGGTGGCCCCTGATTTGTGGgaaccccaatctctgcctcagttttctttttggaGAAACCTCTGCTTTCCTTCCTGACTTTCTGGAAAGATGAGAGCATGCAGGGAATGTGTCTCTAACTGTCTAGAGAGGAGTGAGTAAAAGCTGATTTATCTCCTAAACTTTATCAAATCGCTCTGGCTGCCATAGTCTTTGTGAGTTTATTGTTGTTTCCCCCGAGCTGGTCCCCTCTCCCTGGTTGCACTGTAATCTCTTGGAGGGCAAAAACCTGGTCCCTATTCTTTTTACTCCCTTCATCTTGAACAACCAGTTATGTGCTCATGCTTAATACCTTATTCAGTAAATAATTGCAGATTAGTTAACTGAGCCAAGATGGCATGGTTATTACAGGCAAGTTCTATGCATAAGCTATTCTCTGGGGTGACCTCCAGCCCTGCCAGGGGTCCAGGCATGAAAGGAGGCGGCTTCAACTCCCATTACTAGCAGATAAAAGCAAGACGGACATGGTGGCCCACGACCTGTGTCCCGGGCTGCCAAGAGACTCTCTTGTGCTCACATTGGCTTCTGTACAGGTCAGAGACagctctctcctgcttctccctctctCGCTTTGACATGCCTTCGGTAAACGGTAGTTGCAAGAATGAGTGTCTGGTCCCAGAGACTTGGCCTCTGAAAGTATGAGATCTAGACCTCTCCAGAGTTAACAGGGAGCAGCAACCCCAGCAGGTTAGAAGCTGTCAAGAGAGGTGTCTTCCGGGAGAAGCCAGGACTTCAGGCTTGTTCATCTCTACTTCCAGGGGGTGGGACACAAGCCTCAATGCCTGGGGATAGAGCTGAGCCCTGGTGTTTCCCCAGACCTTCTTGGAGAGTATCAAAAACCAGAGCAAGACCCTCCCATGAGGTGCTCTGAAGGAAGCTTTCTGGCTGGTGGTTTGGAGAACATAACGTCAGGACCTGCGTGAGAGTAAAGGCAGAGCCTTGAACCTGGTCCCCAGCCTCAGACCAGGGCGATGGAGATCTTTGGTCCCTGGTGCCCTCTCTGGCTGGGTATAGCATCCTGAGCTTAGGAGGCAGGACTTGGTCCCAAGTGTATCACCTGGTGGCTGATAAGGCTTTTGAGGGGTCAGAGGCGACAGTGGTCCATTTGGAAAAGGGAACGCATCATCCATTTTTACCTGACCTCTTGTATGGAACATGTGAGAAGGAgagccctcccaccctcccaggccCTTATCAGGACATCCAGAAAGATCCAGTCATCTGCTGGCTCTGTGATGTTTTAACTCAAAGGTTTAGTAAAGAGAAATTGAGTTTTCATAGCCAATCTACTGGCAAACTTTAGAAACCTTATCCTCTATCACAAAACACCCCAAGACCATTCTAAGCAAGAGACTCCGCCCAAAGAACCCTCGATTATTGCAGGTCCAGCTTCAAGAACAAAAAAGGAGCTCCCAGGAGGAACTCCCCTCCCCAGTCTTCCCAGTTCCTGCCCTTCTGTGAGGAGGCTCAGCCTGGAGCATGCTGCAGGACGGTAAGATGCCCAGGAGAAGTGGGAAGAACAGGGCATCACAGGAGGGCGGGAATGGCTCAGGGCTCTGCTTGCATCCGTGTGGTTTCATCTGCCCTCAGCCAGCGTTCTGGGGAGCTCCTTCCGGGCACTCTCTCCCTGCTCCACCCTGCTGCCCTTAGACAATGAGGGCCAGTGCACGTGGCCAAGGAGCAAAGACTCACCCATGAGCCAGCTCCCAAAGAAAGTGGCATGTTTGGGGGACCCTGGGAGCAGAAGGGGAGCAGTCCCCTGGAGAGAGGATTTTCTCTATGGTGGGAAGCCAGGCTAGCGGGGCCTGAGTAACCCTCTCCCAGGAGGGCCCTCCATGCTGCaggtgggctggggagaggggagacttCGGGTACGATGCCTCCTTCTCCTGCCCAGGGGTCAGCAGTGTGAATCAGCTCGGGGGGCTCTTTGTGAATGGTCGGCCTCTGCCCCTGGACACCCGGCAGCAGATCGTGCGGCTGGCCGTCAGCGGGATGCGGCCCTGTGACATCTCACGGACCCTTAAGGTAGTGTGCTGGGACCTTCACCCAGTGATGGGCACAAGAAGCAGGGAGAAGCGGCCCCTTTAAGGCAAGTCTGGGGCTGTTGCAGACTCGGAGGGCCTTTGGGGCTTGGATCGCTTCCttgagggctgggatggggagctTCAGGATTCCAAAGGTGAGGCTAGACTCGACTCTGGGGCCTGATTCAGTCAGTCTCACCTTGCCTTGTAGCTTCCTTCTGTCCCAGGGACACTCACCCTCTGCCCATCATGCCTCACCTGTCCCTGCTTCTCACCTGACCCAGGTATCTAATGGCTGTGTGAGCAAGATCCTAGGGCGTTACTACCGCACAGGTGTCTTGGAGCCCAGGGGGATTGGGGGAAGCAAGCCGCGCCTGGCCACGCCACCTGTGGTGGCTCGAATCGCCCAGCTGAAGGGTGAGTGCCCAGCCCTCTTCGCCTGGGAGATCCAACGCCAGCTCTGCGCTGAAGGGCTTTGCACCCAGGACAAGACTCCCAGTGTaagtgccctcccctccccagaaccGGAACTGCGGCTGCCAGACTGGTTgtctggggagggagaagaagatcCCTTCTTACTTGGCAGTGGGGCCTCccaggctggggggcggggctcCTGGGCTCTCTTCCGACCCAGAAGTTTCTCTTCTGAAAAGCGGTGGTGGTGAGACAGGTGAGAAGAAGAAAGCGTGGGGCTGAAAGGAGGCTGCCCTTGGGCCgggacagaggagagagaggatacTGGGGAAACATCCTCAGGATGCAACCTGGGCTGGGCACCGTTTCCCCACTCATCACCCCACATCCTCAGGTCTCCTCCATCAACCGAGTCCTGCGGGTGATACAGGAGGACCAGAGACTGCCCGGGGCACAGCTCAGGTTGCCAGGTGGGTCTTGGAGCGGCCTCCAGGGATGTTCAGAGCCAAACCTAAGCATTTTAAGTTCTCAGATCCCTTTCTTGTTCTCTCTTGGATCACCCTCACAACAAGACAATAAAGTGGCCCTCACAGGGGGTCTTATTCTCTCCTAGcaggagaaaatggaggctcagaggaagggaagtaacttacccaaggtcaccagcTAGTTGTTGGCAGGTCCTGGAACAGAGCCCAGCTCCCTAGGTCTCTAAGTTCACAGGATCTGCCGAGAAGGAGACAGGACTCGGCCTTCCACGCCCTCCCCCTGCCTCGTTCACAGCTCCTCAGAGCATTTTTGAGGTGCTGAGGGATCAGGCAAGCCTGGCCCATCCTTGTGGCTGTCTCCCCCCAAATGCTAAGCACGTTCCCACCACGGCTTCGAACCCTCCCACCAGTGCCCCTGCGGTGACCCCCGAGTAACTGTGGATGCCCCGGCGGTGCGGCTCTGCTCTCACCCTGCATTGTGCCCTGCCTACAGCACCAGGGACGTGGGGACTCCGTTCGACCAGAGGAATCACCATCACAGACCCGCACCAGCCACTGTCTCCCTTTGCAGCTGTTTTGGCTCCAGTTCCTCCAACGCCGCCTAGTGGCTCCGAGGCGCCCCGGGGTCCCCACCCAGGGACAGGCCACCGGAATCGGACGATCTTCTCCCCAGGCCAAGCTGAAGCGCTGGAGAAAGGTGCCAGAGCTGGGGCGGACGGTGGGCCACGGAGGCAACGGCCCGGAGGCCTGCGGGCCAAGGCTGGGAGCTGGAGGCTGTGGATGGCCCTGCGTCGGGGAGTAGGGCAGTTCGGGGCTGGCACAGGCGGGGAGCGGGGCCTTGATCCTCTCCCCGCGCCCTTGCTGTGTGAGCCTCCATCTCTGCAGAGTTCCGGCGCGGGCAGTACCCTGACTCAGTGGCCCGCGGGAAGCTGGCTGCTGCCACCTCTCTGCCTGAAGACACGGTGAGGGTGAGTGAGCTCCGCCACACAGCGCGCGCGAACCGCAAGGACAGAGCGTCTGGGCCGGCAGGCTTCGGGTTCCGGGGAGATGGAGACGGCGGCCAGACGGTGGCCAGACGAGCAGGAATGAGACGGGTTCCTCCTTGTTGCGCTTCTGCTGAGCTTTCTCTTCCACTCCCCACTCCACGCCTTAGCACGGAGGAAGGGGACAGAGAGCCCAGGCCAGAGCAGGAAGGGATGACGTCAGGGCTGAGGAAGGGTCTGCACTCCGAGCCCAGGTCAGGAACACGTGGTGAGAGCAGTAGGTGCTGGGCCTTGGAGCGCACAGCCAGCCGCATGCTTTCTGCCCTCCTCAGATCTGGTTTTCCAACCGAAGAGCCAAGTGGCGCCGACAAGAGAAGCTCAAGGGGGAAATGCGGTTTCCAGGTGATTTCTCtgcccatccatccactcacctacctttctttcctccctcccttccttcccatccatccatccatccatgcagcCACCAAACATTTACTCGGCACCTCCCATGCACCAGACCCTGTGTTAGATGCTGGACATACACAGTCCCTGCTCTTCAGGGCTGCACCGCCCCCAGTTTGCCATCCCTGGGATCTAATCCTTCTCCCCCAGTCTCCCAAGACCCCGCCCTGGGAAGGAGGGCAGTTTGGGGCTGTAGCATCCatctcctcccagccctcccagaAGTCATTGCCTTTCCTTGAACCTCCCTGCCTCTCACCTCCACCCCCTGCTCCCCAGACccctgttcctccctctggtgcATCCACCCTTACCTTGTAGGTGCTTCCCAGGACCTGACTGTACCAAGTGCCTCCGCAGGGACCGTCTCTGCACAGGTATCCAGGAAGAGGGGGAAGCGTGTGAACTGGGAAGACTGAAGGGATCACTGCTTGTCCTGTTCCCAGTGGGTGCCTGAGCTAGAATGCATGACTCCTCCGGGCCCCCACAGTACATGCTGCCAGAAAGTGCCATCCTCAGAGTTTACCATATGAATGGCTCCCTCTGAAGTTGTTCAGGATacagccctgggggtggggtggggtcgtGCAGCCCTGGGGTCCCAGTCATGCTAAACAGGAGGCATCACTGGCAGCTAAGGGTTTCCTCTTGCTTTTTCTAGCAATCCCCCGGCAGTGTGTCCACAGCAGTCCTACCTGCCCTGGAATCCTTGGCTCCCCCCGGCTATCCGCGGTTCTGGGGAACAGCAGCAGACAGATGTCTGAGTGACACTCCTCCACAAGCCTGTCTCAAGCCCTGCTGGGGTAAGAATCCAGGCCAGGCCTCACTCCTGCAGGGTGTAGGGAAGGCTAACTGACTCCTTGACCCACTGGAGGGCACGGATCCCCAGTCGGGGTCATCAAAGGAACCTCAATACAGCTTTCCTCATTCTTTGCATGGCTCATAAAGTTGGGGAGACTAGTACCCCTGAGTCTATACTACCTTTGACGGCCATAGCGGGCAAGGGGGCTGGGATGGAGATTCAAGTGTGCATATCCAGTGTAGAGAACCGATGTCCGCCCCTCTCCCCATCAGTGACTTTGAGGGGTGGGGTGGCAGCAACAAGCCCAAGCTCAACCTCTCTTCATCCCTACAGGCTACTTGCCCCCCACAGCCGAGCTCCCTGGATTCACTCCTGCTTTGCCATCcttgcccttccttcctctgcccccatCGCCAGTCTTGGTACCCATCAGGTCTTGCTCTGGCCTGGCTCCCCACTTTGAGGCCTGGGATGAGGGAGGTGGTCCAGAGTGGAAAGgagatgggatggggaggatCTGATACCGCCTGCCCAAGCAGAGCAttgctccttcctccttcctgtgtcTCCTCCTCATCTGTGGACCTTGACCTTCTTATGTGTCACCTGATTGCAGAAGCCGTGCCCACCCACTTCTCACACTGGTCTTAAGACGCTTCCAGTTGGCAGTgataaaaacatcttttaaattagCAGTAGTTCTGTTGTCTGTCATGTTTTTCTCATGAGCACTCATAATCCCACCGCtatatttaacaattataaagtttgccaccaggcttccctggtggcgcagtggttaagaatccgcctgccaatgcaggggatatgggttcgagccctggtccaggaagatcccacatgccgtggagcaactaagcccgtgcgccacaactactgagcctgtgagcctagagcccgtgctctgcaacaagagaagccaccgcaatgagaagcccacgcaccgcaacaaagagcagcccccactcaccgcaactagagaaagcccacgagcagcaacaaagactcagcacagccaaaaaaaaaaaaaaaaaagtttgccatctgtctatctatctatctatctgtctaatTTAGTTATCTGTGTAACTATGTGTCTATCTAGCTATCATCTAATATATTTATGTGTCTATATAACTAGGTATCTagctattatctatctatccaatCTATCTAATCTTTGTATTTATCTATGTATGTTTATATctacatatgtatctattttgGTGTTTGGGTGCTCATATACCCACATGTATGCACacataacacatacacacactgataGTACCTCATGGCACGTCACCCCTGAGTCCTCCAGCATGCATCTCcaaaaaataagggaaattttcttacataaccacaaCACCATGACCACATCTAAGAAAATGTATAATAATTCCTTAATCTAAGAAGAGAGACATGAACTCCTTaattgcatatgtatttttttttttgcacaacaGCACACAGAGAGGAAATGACCCTTTTTATATTCTGCTCATCCCTTTATATGTGCTCCTGGGGCATGTTTGCTTGCTTCTTCTTGGCTGTAAGTTCCAACTCATCTCAATTTTGTCTCCCTGCAGAGAAATCTCTAGGCTCCTCCTGGGAAGCCTTGGGATGCAGGGAAAGAGAGGGCTatggggggaaagggggaaagaggagaTATTTGGAATGGGGGATGGGCTCATCCCtccaaattctttcctttttgaagAGCAGGGGATGGAATGATGATGGTGCAAAGCAGGGTGGGGGGGACTGGGGGCATGTTTGTTTACTCCCATCTGTGACAGGTACAAGTGCAGAAGTTGTCCTTCAGGAAGTCTCTTTATCATCAAATACTCTAGAGCTGTAGGGCTCAGTAAATAGCCACcgaccacatgtggctattaaagtgtaattaaaatgaaataaaatgaataattcagcccctcagtcacactagccccAAATCAAATGCCCAGCAGTCACATGTGCCTGAGGTTACTGTATTGGACAGTAaattttatagaacatttccatcagcacagaaagttctatgggacagcacagctctagaaTGAAATTCCTAGGGTAATAGAGTGCAGCCTGCCCCGCCCTGCCTTCTCTCCCCTCAAGCTGGGGACCCTGCTGGACAGACTGCTCAGGGAAATGGACGAGGTTTTGTGGGGTGACAACATTCACAGTACAGCTGAGAATATGCCCTTCACTTCAGCAACAAAACTGACCTCAGCAATGGAAGCAGCTGTCATCGGAGGCTCCATGGCTGAGCACCATTCAAGTGGAGGATGGATGACCACTTCCGGGGAGCGGGGCAgaccaatgtgtgtgtgtgtgtgtgtgtgtgtgtgtgtgtccctgggcaCATGCATGCCCGTGCATCTGAGTGTGTAGATGTATTTATGGAAAGCTGAGGAAGGGGTTCTCCACTAAATGACCCCCAACGTCTTATCTCTGAAGACTATATTCCACTCCACATCCTTGGCCTGTTCTTAATGTTCTGCAGGAAAGGAGACGCCCTGGCCTCTAGTGTTTGCAACCTTTTTTTATTggattaaaatgtttacaaaattcTTTCATGTTCTTGAGGAGAAACATACTTACAGAAACTTGACATCATTTTCCTCTATCCAAACAGAATCTCTCTCATGTTCTGGTTTCAGGTTCTCTTCTCAGTGGACTTATAAACCAGGCACTGCTTATGGGATGGTGCAATAGGGGTCAGGCATCACTGGTATTTGAGAAACTTTTAGGAACTGTCTGCATGCTGCTTTATATAATATTGGGTTAACAATGAGAACAATTTTCCCTCTTCCACTCCCTTACAGTTCTGATTgtgtcaaagagaaaattttcattttggtcCTACTCTTTAGCCCCTCTGTAACAGTTGCTAATCTACTTTTTTAACAGAGGGAAAGGGAGTCTCTGAGCCTTGGTCAAAGAAGGGAAATCTAACTAAGACTTGAAACATCactttgttttcattgtatttcttttcatggTCACTTTCTATTCATGGCAAGTGATTCTGGTCTTCCATTTCATGATAGTGATCAAAAtatcccttttaaaataaatgtacttaaGAGTGTATGTCAAGAAAGacattaagggcttccctggtggcgcagtggttgagagtctgcctgccaatgcaggggacacgggttcgagccctggtctgggaagatcccacatgccgtggagcaactaagcccgtgagccacaactactgagcctgcacgtctggagcctgtgctccgcaacaagagaggccgcgatagtgagaggcccgcacaccgcgatgaagagtggcccccgcttgccacaactagagaaagccctcgcacagaaacgaagacccaacacagccataaataaataaaaaaattaaaaaaaaaaaggaagacattaaTAGGGTGGACAGTAGgtaaataaaagccaaagttaTGAAGACAGTGCAAGAATGACAGTCATTTTGGAAACTCTGTTTTGATGGAAAGAGCCATGGATGTTAGGGTCTACTCTAATTGAAGAATTGCGTCAGAGGTCCCAGTCATGGGCAAATCACTTCAGCTCCCTGTAAATGGTAGGCAGTGATGGGGAAAGTACCTGTTGTGTCCAGCTGATTGGATCAAAGGTAATGATAAGGTGGGATGGTTGGTAAGCTTTGGAGGGAGGGTGGGCTATAGAGGCATAAGCTGTTATGATCATTAATAATCCTTCCTTTGTTCTAAGCCAAAAGAACATCTAGTCATATCTGGTTTCTGAATCCTTCAGGGCAAGGCTGGATCCTCATGGGATCACTGGGAAAAGTCTAGTGGTTCTGGAGGGGATGCGgagaatcaatagaagaataggTTACCATTTGGTCTCCCCTCTTCTGGATAGAACTTGGAGTGACCTGAGGTCTCAGTCGCCACCCACATCCACACCCCTACTCACAAGTCAGAGGCACACCAGGGTGTTGGGGGTGGCCTTTTGTGATGTATTGTTGCTTGAAACAGGTGTTTTGCTAAACTGGGTAGGAAATGTTGTGCAACAGATATTCTTCTCATGGATCTTGACTCTGGGGTTCCTGTTTGGTTTAGTGTAGTAGTTTCTCCTGGAGGATTTGGATTTTGGTAGGTGGCATCCCATTGACCTGGGAGGCAAGTGGAAATAGGAACCTTCAGTCGGTCATTTGCTGATCTTTGGCTTTTAGGAAAAACCTGGTGAGATCctgtgggaagagagagaataaagtgATTTGTTCCATTCTTGATAAGGGATCACAAGGACAGAGGTGAGGTTAGTTTATAGGAAAAGGCAGtagaggtgattttttaaaatccaatgaaTGGTGCAAAATTGCATCAGAATTCACAGGGAGACTACAGTCAACAGG
Coding sequences within it:
- the PAX4 gene encoding LOW QUALITY PROTEIN: paired box protein Pax-4 (The sequence of the model RefSeq protein was modified relative to this genomic sequence to represent the inferred CDS: deleted 1 base in 1 codon; substituted 1 base at 1 genomic stop codon) → MIKVNINRGLQASLRMLEEAGREGQYMSGWAGERGDFGYDASFSCPGVSSVNQLGGLFVNGRPLPLDTRQQIVRLAVSGMRPCDISRTLKVSNGCVSKILGRYYRTGVLEPRGIGGSKPRLATPPVVARIAQLKGECPALFAWEIQRQLCAEGLCTQDKTPSVSSINRVLRVIQEDQRLPGAQLRLPAVLAPVPPTPPSGSEAPRGPHPGTGHRNRTIFSPGQAEALEKEFRRGQYPDSVARGKLAAATSLPEDTVRIWFSNRRAKWRRQEKLKGEMRFPGASQDLTVPSASAGTVSAQQSPGSVSTAVLPALESLAPPGYPRFWGTAADRCLSDTPPQACLKPCWGKNPGQPSSLDSLLLCHPCPSFLCPIASLGTHQVLLWPGSPLXGLG